The DNA region TCGGAAAAAGAGTTGGCAGGTCTTTTAGCgcttttgtatttaaaaaacattttccattttaagTCCGAATAAATACCGTTTAAAGTCACGGACACGTGCTGAAATGGAGGCAGAAAAATCCACACTGGTCCACTGGTTCCGTAAAGGACTTCGGGTCCACGACAATCCCGCTTTATCCCAGATTTTCAAAGCCGCCAATGTGAAGCCCGGCAAATACTATATCCGCCCGATATTCATTCTGGATCCGGGTATCCTGGATTGGATGCAGGTGGGAGCCAATCGGTGGCGGTTCCTTCAGCAAACGCTGGAGGATCTGGACAAGCAGCTTCGCAAACTCGATTCCCGTCTGTTTGTGGTGCGTGGGAAGCCCGCAGAGGTTTTCCCGCGATTATTCAAAAGCTGGCGTGTGGAACTCCTGACTTTCGAGACGGACATCGAGCCGTATTCCATCTCCAGAGATGAGGCCGTACAGAAGTTGGCCAAATGCGAGGGTGTTCGAGTGGAGACCCACTGCTCACACACGATTTACAATCCGGATTTGGTTATAGCCAAGAATCTTGGCAAGGCTCCTATTACCTATCAAAAGTTTCTAGGCATTGTGGATAAGTTAAAGGTACCCACAGTTCTAGGGGATCCTGAAAAGCTTTTGAAAAAGCTTGAGCCACCTAAAGATGAAGTAGAGCAGAAGGATTCGGAAGCCTATGATTATCCTACTATGGAGCAATTGGTCAAAAGACCAGAGGAGCTGGGACCCAATAAGTTTCCGGGAGGTGAGTATGTTTATAATCCTAAAAATTCCATTTCTTTAATACTATATCTTAAATTATTTCCATAACCAGGCGAAACAGAGGCTCTGCGGCGTATGAAGGAATCCCTAAAGGATGAACTTTGGGTGGCCCGCTTCGAGAAGCCCAACACGGCACCCAATTCCCTGGAGCCCAGCACTACTGTACTGAGTCCTTATCTGAAATTTGGATGCCTAAGTGCTCGATTGTTTAATGAGAAGCTCAAGGAGATTCTCAAGCGTCAGCCGAAGCATTCCCAGCCTCCTGTTTCGCTAGTTGGGCAGCTTATGTGGAGGGAATTCTACTACACAGTGGCAACAGCCGAACCTAACTTCGATCGGATGTTGGGCAATATCTACTGCCTGCAGATTCCCTGGCAGGAGCATCCCGAGCACCTGGAAGCCTGGACTCATGGACGCACCGGCTATCCTTTTATCGATGCCATAATGCGTCAATTGCGCCAGGAGGGTTGGATCCATCATTTGGCACGGCATGCGGTGGCCTGTTTCTTAACGCGCGGAGATCTCTGGATTAGCTGGGAGGAGGGGCAGAGGGTCTTCGAGCAGCTACTGCTGGATCAGGATTGGGCCCTGAATGCTGGCAACTGGATGTGGCTCTCCGCGTCCGCCTTCTTTCATCAATACTTTAGGGTCTACAGCCCGGTGGCTTTTGGCAAGAAGACGGATCCCCAGGGTCACTACATAAGAAAATATGTCCCGGAACTCGCAAAGTATCCAGCTGGCTGTATTTATGAGCCCTGGAAGGCCTCCCTGGCCGATCAAAGGACAAACGGCTGTGTCCTGGGCACGGATTATCCCCATCGGATTGTTAAACACGAAGTGGTGCATAAGGAGAACATTAAGCGAATGGGTGCCGCCTATAAAGTGAATCGGGAGGTGCGCACGGGCAAGGAGGAGGAGTCGTCCTTCGAGGAGAAACCAGAAACCTCCACTTCAGGCAAGCGGAGGGTGCGAAAGGCAGCCGGAAATGCCCCCAAGCGAAAACGTTAAAACCGAAATATGTATGCCATTTTAAGAAATAGGAGTTCTAATATGGGTATAGTATTGGTTTATATGtgaatttgaaaaaatttttaatgtaATATTTTAGATATTAGTCTTAACTGTCTTCTACCCTAAATAGGGTAGGATTAGGAGTAGTTTTAAGTGTTTGTTGTTCCTTAACCGCCTgtaaaaacaaattgattgAATATGAAATTGTAAGATGACTGGAAAAGTATTTATAGCACGTACCGTTgaatttgaaattaattttatttgaacCAACATATTATTATGAATTCCCATTGTTATATGTTTTGGTACTACCGCTCTGTAACATAATGCATACATCGGAAACAATTTACCCTTGGATTTAACTTCGTTCCCAATCGAGTTGTGTCAGTTGTCGAGCTAAGCGGTGAACTTCAGTCATATCTAAAATTTCGGCAGCTTAAGACCTTCcaatttttgtttgtaaataaagtatttttttaaaattcccTTTGCGGTTTTTTGTGTGATACGTCGTTATTTTCGAAAATCCAACTCACCCACGAAAATCATGTTTCGCAACTTGTCGATGCTGAGAAACAAGCTGGCAGTGCAGCGGACTCTGATTTCCCGCCTGACCTCGCGCTCCAAAATGTCAACCGGAATTACGTGCCTCACCATTAATCGTCCTAGGAACATCGACGGCGTGACAGTGATAGATATTAATATGAATGATATGGCCAAGAATGATATGGATTTCAATCGTAATTTTGTGAATTCGCTGACATCGATGGATCGCCCTCATTTCGTTGAACCAGTTCAGCCAGTGGGCACTGATGCGGTTGATTCGCCACCTACGGAGGACTCTGCTCCCGCGGATACCGTGGATATCTTGCCCGCCGGTGCACCCAGTTCCGTTCTAGGCGTCGACGGAACTCCCATTGTACCCATCGAGATCGACGGCTGGAATCAGGACGACGAGGATCCCACCGTGCAGAAGAACGTGAAGGACGTGGACATCGGCAATGACGACGAGTACAAGGCCGAGATGGCTCTGCGGGTGCCAGAGATCAGGGAGGCCCAAACCGAGTACAAGGGCATCAAGGTGAAGCTGCCGGAAACGGCCAACCAGGATGTGGGCACCTATCGTTTCCGTCGCGAGGCTGAGGATCTCAAGGCCGTTGGAGACGACACGCGTCTTGTTCGATTCGACAAGAAGTAGACGAAACGTGTTTTAGGTTTCAAATCTCACCCACTATCTTCCACTTGTGTTAACTTCAACGAATGCTTTCAAAATTTGTTTGGATCTTCTGGTCGACCTCCGCAAAAAACTTTTCCAATTTTGTAATGAAGTTGACCATTCTAACGAGAATGGCAACTGAAATTGGATGGAAGTGGGCTCGGTTGTAGTCGGCGTTACCATTGATGTAATCGGAATAAAAATTAACTTTAGGTATACAATGGATTTTTTGTACTATTGAGATTTTGGGAGCTAAGTTATACCATACCCAATCAGATGGTTTAATTGTACCCTTTACTCTAGGAGTATAAGTATGCCCAAATAACGAGTGAAAAGAAGCGTTCAGAccctataaaatatataaattgatTGCCCGATGTAGATGCCACTGCAAGCATATGGTCACATAATAGGAATATGCAAATTGCAAAATTGTTCCCAGTTCGGTTGATTGTTATTATCTGTGGACCGATGGCGTTGCTGCAGACATGGCCACTAAGAACTGTCAGTTGGCGACCGTTCATGCCTAAATGAAAATCGAACTATAGACCATGACCACTATTTTAACGCACCCCACTCCACGCGCCATATCACAAAAGATCGTTTTGTGGTCAATGGCAACCGAAACCGGGGCAAACACTTCCCATAAATTGCATTAAAAGCGGGCCAGAAGCGAAAACTACTCGTAACAATGCAGCAGATATAAACACGCTGCAAAATGTTTGTAGGCTCTAAACCAAAATTGAATTTGCGGTTTTGCCTGCGGGGGCGTGCCTGTGGGCGTTGGGAGGTGGGTGGTAAAAGTGTGTGCAGGTGGGGTGTGGCAAATAACTGTAAATGAAGCTAAAATGCGGTTAGCCGAATGGGGGATGCAATAAAAATGGCCAGGACTCGGCGGAAATGCGGGGATGGTCAACAAGATTGATTATAATCAATATGAACAGTGACAGAATCTCAATATTTTAGGGtatattaaaagaaatcaGGACATTTTCTTTGCCCAATGCTAAGCGCTACAAAGCATTTTGACTGTTAATTTCGACAACACTAAAAACATTCCTCATATAATGttttacataaaatattttatttcttcgCACTTTTTAATGCATAACTAACCTTCGTAACCCTCGAATAATACACCAATCTAAAATAAACACATATTTTGGCTAtgcataatttaatttaagataTCGTTTTTCTTAATAATAACTATATTCGTCGTTTTCGGTGCTttcattacttttattttcagGATCACATTGTTTCTTATTTCGCAAAAGGTTTGTCAGTTTTATAGCATTTGAAAACTTGTATGCCATTTGCAAAGATCTTTTCTGCCTTCGATAAAATTGAAGACACTTTTTAGTGTTTTCAATGAGAAGTTTATTAATCAGATTATCGATCGTGGTGATGCGATTCGTAATACTGTTTTCCAAGTCCTGCCGACGGTTATTGTACAGATCAAATTGAGCTCGCACCTTAAATTGCTCTTCCATAGGACTCTTCTTACTAACAATGTCAAGTTTTTTAATCCACTGAGAAAACTCCGTGTTTCCCATAGACGAGACTTTATATTTTTCCACTATTTCTGTAACTCCCTTGGTTGCTGCAGCATGAAGTTCCACAAGTGTAGTGCCTAAAACTggagaaaatataattttattgagCTGAAAGGCTGTCTGTGAGTTTAACAAAACGGTCTTACTGTAGTTTAAATTTGGCAATAGGAATATTGCTGTAATCTTCATACTGCTAATTCGAAAAGTTAGCTGAAACTAACGTTAAGTAAGGGTAAGATTACATGTGTATATCAAAACAATTCGATATGCTTTAAAATAACAAGCATTCCAAATAGCTGTACCTTTAATGATACagccataaaaataaattcgttATCGATCTTAATAACTTTCTAAAAAAACCCACCTCTTTCAAgtgtatttataaattttatttttagccatTTTCCAAAGACTAATCTAATAAAAGACAACatggattttttaaaaatgagtCATAATTTATATGTGAGTTACGAGAGAGATTTGTGAGATTTCATATTTAGACAACCATACCTTACAGCATTAACTTTAATGATTCAGCTATGAAAATAAATTCCCACTTGTTTCAactaaaactttatttttttcaactttgttcaaaaacaaaacacaaaaataaaattaaaaatttaatattgcccaaagttaaaatttataagtAATCAGAATCATCAGAATCCTCTTTTTCGGATAAGTTTTGTGGGCATGAACGACTATTTTTATCAACTTTGatttctttcatattattGGTGAGCTTAAGGGCGTTTTTAAGTTCATTTGCCTGCATTTTGTAAAACTTCACACATCCCTTGCCTCCCATTTTTAAGTTTAGCAATTTTCTGACTCTGGACAAACGATTATTAATACTATCTTCAAGTTCTTGACGTCTCCTGTCGTAAATGTTGAATTCATTCAGCAATTCTATTTTCCGTACAACATTTCCCGGATTAAAGACTGGCGAATCGATAGCATAGTAGATTTTTTCAATCCACCGGGAGAATTCAGCATTTCCAGTGGACAAGTGCCTATATTTGTTTACAATATTTTGAAGTCTCCGTTTATTACTACTCTCAATAGGATCATCACTTAAGGCTGTGGGATACATTATATTATTGAGATATAAATTTGAAGCTCTAACTGGACTTACCATAGCCAAGATATGCcaatattaaaataggtatGATCTTCATCTTGCTATGGAGAAACGCCAACTGATACTGGCATTGAATAAGTTCTTATTTTATAGATATaagcttaaaaaaattaattagtCAAGCTTAATCCTAGGAAAAACATTGTTTTATATAAGAAACaatgaagaacgctatagtcgagtacctcgactatcagatacccgttactcagctaaagggaccaatgggaaatggagatatgctagcagcaaagcgagattaaaatgcgacacctaccggcggtagacggacttaagcgttatgggcgttagagtgggcgtggcatattcgcgtaacaaacttgggctgcgtacaaggctacggaatctaaatctgacatcccaattctctatctttaatagttttcgagatattcacgttcatatttacgattttttgaagtttggggcggtttgtgggcgataaagtgggcgtggcaaacttttttttgggtcaatcgataggtactgatgagaacaacacatttcagttaaaatttttattctagcatcaaaactgtaggaaccacagtttttggcggtttgtgggcgttagagtgggcgtggcactctgccgaaacaaacttgcgctgcgtaagaagctcaggaatctgcatgttaaatctcaatagcctagctcttatagtttccgagatctccgcgttcatccggacagacggacagacggacatggctagatcgactcggctagtgatcctgatcaagaatatatatatactttatggggtcggaaacgcctccttctgcctgttacatactttccgacgaatctagtatacccttttactctacgagtaacgggtataaaaatacgtGGAAATCTGCAAAGCGAATTATATTACTAAAAGCTTGCATATGTAAGTTGTAAAGTGTGTAACTATGTATTATTCTGT from Drosophila subpulchrella strain 33 F10 #4 breed RU33 chromosome 2L, RU_Dsub_v1.1 Primary Assembly, whole genome shotgun sequence includes:
- the LOC119547224 gene encoding uncharacterized protein LOC119547224, with the translated sequence MKIIPILILAYLGYALSDDPIESSNKRRLQNIVNKYRHLSTGNAEFSRWIEKIYYAIDSPVFNPGNVVRKIELLNEFNIYDRRRQELEDSINNRLSRVRKLLNLKMGGKGCVKFYKMQANELKNALKLTNNMKEIKVDKNSRSCPQNLSEKEDSDDSDYL
- the LOC119547223 gene encoding uncharacterized protein LOC119547223 isoform X1 gives rise to the protein MKITAIFLLPNLNYILGTTLVELHAAATKGVTEIVEKYKVSSMGNTEFSQWIKKLDIVSKKSPMEEQFKVRAQFDLYNNRRQDLENSITNRITTIDNLINKLLIENTKKCLQFYRRQKRSLQMAYKFSNAIKLTNLLRNKKQCDPENKSNESTENDEYSYY
- the LOC119547223 gene encoding uncharacterized protein LOC119547223 isoform X2; translation: MKITAIFLLPNLNYSTTLVELHAAATKGVTEIVEKYKVSSMGNTEFSQWIKKLDIVSKKSPMEEQFKVRAQFDLYNNRRQDLENSITNRITTIDNLINKLLIENTKKCLQFYRRQKRSLQMAYKFSNAIKLTNLLRNKKQCDPENKSNESTENDEYSYY
- the LOC119548082 gene encoding cryptochrome-2; its protein translation is MEAEKSTLVHWFRKGLRVHDNPALSQIFKAANVKPGKYYIRPIFILDPGILDWMQVGANRWRFLQQTLEDLDKQLRKLDSRLFVVRGKPAEVFPRLFKSWRVELLTFETDIEPYSISRDEAVQKLAKCEGVRVETHCSHTIYNPDLVIAKNLGKAPITYQKFLGIVDKLKVPTVLGDPEKLLKKLEPPKDEVEQKDSEAYDYPTMEQLVKRPEELGPNKFPGGETEALRRMKESLKDELWVARFEKPNTAPNSLEPSTTVLSPYLKFGCLSARLFNEKLKEILKRQPKHSQPPVSLVGQLMWREFYYTVATAEPNFDRMLGNIYCLQIPWQEHPEHLEAWTHGRTGYPFIDAIMRQLRQEGWIHHLARHAVACFLTRGDLWISWEEGQRVFEQLLLDQDWALNAGNWMWLSASAFFHQYFRVYSPVAFGKKTDPQGHYIRKYVPELAKYPAGCIYEPWKASLADQRTNGCVLGTDYPHRIVKHEVVHKENIKRMGAAYKVNREVRTGKEEESSFEEKPETSTSGKRRVRKAAGNAPKRKR
- the LOC119548083 gene encoding uncharacterized protein LOC119548083; translation: MFRNLSMLRNKLAVQRTLISRLTSRSKMSTGITCLTINRPRNIDGVTVIDINMNDMAKNDMDFNRNFVNSLTSMDRPHFVEPVQPVGTDAVDSPPTEDSAPADTVDILPAGAPSSVLGVDGTPIVPIEIDGWNQDDEDPTVQKNVKDVDIGNDDEYKAEMALRVPEIREAQTEYKGIKVKLPETANQDVGTYRFRREAEDLKAVGDDTRLVRFDKK